Proteins from a single region of Melanotaenia boesemani isolate fMelBoe1 chromosome 3, fMelBoe1.pri, whole genome shotgun sequence:
- the ppp4r1l gene encoding serine/threonine-protein phosphatase 4 regulatory subunit 1: MAGLSLYFEDSHDDLDDFGFDDYGSECDGIRITAFLDAGQDNLTPLGRLEKYAFSENVFNRQIVARGLLDVLREFSDNENDFISVMETVARMSEDGEPTVRAELMEQVPNIAMFLHESRPNFPVAFSRYLVPIVVRYLTDPNNQVRKTSQAALLVLLEQGLISKADMETKVCPVLLDLTEPSSDDDYKIEAVAIMCKVVTMLSKDTVEHLLLPRFCDLCSDARLFQVRKVCAANFGEFCSIVGQEATEKLLMPKFFDLCSDSLWGIKKACAECFMMVSNSTSPEVRRSKLSPLFINLISDQSRWVRQAAFQSLGRFISTFANPSSTGLHFREDGALPEVPRCALDSNCSLNSLNCADISGCHTERTITHTPPNQDGRATPSPEHVSTADCEDLHNFDDNHTYVPGNAPDNVGLTNNRDSPTVTNNAKNTKETEQTDENFNSFHYWRSPLPDISGELEMLNCQTSEVVMEKEEKKEAEEEREEEENCPDSKSSHGKATSDQIQKVLDCLQPHIADPDVQAQVQVLSAALKAAQLDSPTESQPEGQLESNSDSPSEERASLEEAPSESEEICTEEEQEAETPPASETCPVQEQGHEETQTEPLEDQEESLSPSPVLESELIESVEEEGKEDCPLSPTSEDKPKIQNVIPQQLLDQYLSMTDPARAQTVDTEIAKHCAFSLPGVALTLGRQNWHCLKDTYETLATDVQWKVRRTLAFSIHELAVILGDQLTAADLVPIFNGFLKDLDEVRIGVLKHLYDFLKLLHADKRREYLYQLQEFMVTDNSRNWRFRYELAEQLILIIELYSHYDVYDYLRQIALTLCSDKVSEVRWISYKLVVEILQKLYACGANDLGLNFINELTVRFCHCPKWVGRQAFAFICQAIVEEDCMPMDQFSQHLLPSLLSLSSDPVANVRVLVAKALRQSVMEKAYFKEPGCAYSDELEETVMTLQSDKDRDVRFFASLDPNKGLMDTAPLI; encoded by the exons GCAGATCGTGGCTCGTGGCCTGCTTGATGTGCTTCGAGAGTTCAGTGACAATGAAAATGACTTTATCAGTGTCATGGAGACAGTTGCCAGAATGTCAGAAGATGGAG AGCCCACAGTGCGAGCTGAGTTGATGGAGCAGGTTCCAAACATTGCCATGTTTTTGCACGAGAGTCGGCCCAACTTCCCTGTCGCTTTCTCGAGATACTTGGTACCAATTGTAGTCAGGTATCTCACTGATCCAAATAACCAG GTGCGAAAGACGAGTCAGGCTGCACTCCTCGTTCTACTGGAGCAAGGCCTCATCTCTAAAGCTGACATGGAGACCAAAGTTTGTCCAGTTCTGCTCGACCTAACAGAGCCCAGCAGTGACGATGACTACAAAATCGAAGCAGTAGCT ATTATGTGTAAAGTAGTCACCATGTTGAGCAAAGACACAGTGGAGCATCTGTTGCTGCCACGTTTTTGTGACCTTTGCAGTGATGCCAGACTCTTCCAAGTGCGCAAG gTGTGTGCAGCCAATTTTGGTGAATTTTGCTCTATCGTGGGACAGGAGGCCACAGAAAAACTACTG ATGCCCAAGTTCTTTGATTTGTGCTCAGACAGCCTTTGGGGCATTAAGAAAGCTTGTGCTGAGTGCTTCATGATGGTTTCCAATTCCACCTCCCCAGAGGTGCGACGCTCAAAACTCTCCCCCCTGTTCATCAACCTCATCAGTGACCAGTCCCGATGG GTGCGTCAAGCTGCCTTTCAGTCTCTAGGGCGATTCATTTCTACCTTTGCCAACCCCTCCAGCACAGGGCTTCACTTCAGAGAGGATGGCGCCCTACCAGAGGTTCCCAGGTGTGCATTAGACAG CAACTGCTCCCTAAACTCCCTGAACTGTGCAGATATTAGTGGCTGCCACACCGAGAGAACCATTACCCACACACCTCCTAACCAGGATGGGCGTGCCACACCATCGCCAGAGCATGTGTCGACAGCTGACTGTGAAGACTTGCACAACTTTGATGACAACCACACTTATGTTCCTGGAAACGCACCTGACAACGTCGGTCTCACAAACAACAGAGACAGCCCCACGGTTACAAACAAcgcaaaaaacacaaaagagacGGAGCAGACAGATGAGAACTTTAATTCCTTTCACTATTGGAGATCTCCATTACCAGACATCAGTGGGGAACTGGAGATGCTAAATTGTCAGACATCAGAGGTAGTGatggaaaaagaggaaaagaaagaggcagaagaggagagagaggaagaagagaattGTCCAGATTCCAAGTCTAGCCATGGCAAAGCTACCAGTGACCAAATCCAGAAGGTTTTGGACTGTTTGCAACCGCACATAGCTGATCCTGATGTACAAG CTCAAGTCCAGGTGTTGTCAGCAGCTCTGAAGGCAGCCCAACTCGACAGCCCGACTGAGTCGCAGCCAGAGGGGCAGCTGGAGAGCAACAGCGACAGCCCATCGGAGGAGAGAGCTTCCCTGGAGGAGGCTCCGTCAGAAAGTGAGGAGATTTGCacagaagaggagcaggaagCAGAAACTCCTCCTGCCTCAGAGACATGTCCAGTCCAAGAGCAAGGACACGAGGAGACACAGACAGAGCCCCTGGAGGACCAGGAAGAGTCTCTGTCCCCCTCCCCTGTTCTG GAGTCTGAACTAATCGAGagtgtggaggaggagggaaaggaGGACTGTCCTCTCAGCCCAACGTCTGAGGATAAGCCTAAAATCCAG AATGTCATCCCCCAGCAGCTACTGGATCAGTATCTCTCTATGACGGACCCAGCCCGGGCCCAGACGGTGGATACAGAGATAGCCAAACACTGTGCCTTCAGTCTGCCGGGGGTGGCGCTCACTCTTGGTCGACAGAACTGGCACTGCCTCAAGGACACATATGAAACCCTCGCTACTGATGTGCAG TGGAAGGTGCGGCGTACGCTGGCCTTCTCCATCCATGAGCTAGCAGTTATTCTGGGGGACCAGCTGACAGCAGCTGATCTGGTGCCCATCTTCAATGGTTTCCTCAAAGACTTGGATGAAGTCCGCATTGGCGTCCTCAAACACTTGTATGACTTTCTCAAG CTGCTGCATGCCGACAAGAGGAGGGAATATCTGTACCAGCTGCAGGAGTTCATGGTGACCGACAACAGCCGCAACTGGAGATTCAGATATGAGCTGGCAGA GCAGCTGATCTTGATCATTGAATTGTACAGCCACTACGACGTGTATGACTACCTCAGACAGATAGCTCTCACCCTCTGCTCTGACAAAGTCTCTGAGGTCAGGTGGATCTCCTACAAACTG gtggTGGAGATCCTTCAGAAACTTTATGCATGTGGGGCCAATGACCTGGGCCTGAACTTCATCAACGAGCTCACTGTCAGGTTCTGCCACTGTCCCAAGTGGGTGGGGAGGCAGGCCTTTGCTTTCATCTGCCAG GCCATTGTTGAGGAGGACTGCATGCCCATGGATCAGTTCAGCCAGCATCTCTTGCCCAGCCTTCTTAGCCTCTCCTCAGACCCGGTGGCTAATGTTCGCGTACTGGTGGCCAAGGCTCTGCGACAGAGCGTGATGGAGAAAG CATACTTTAAGGAACCGGGCTGTGCCTATTCCGACGAGCTGGAGGAGACCGTGATGACTCTGCAGTCTGATAAGGACCGAGACGTCCGATTCTTTGCCAGCCTGGACCCAAACAAAGGCCTGATGGACACGGCTCCTTTGATCTAG